The Arabidopsis thaliana chromosome 5, partial sequence genomic interval ATGGACTCTTGACTTGGTCCAATAAAATTCTTGGAGCTGCTTTGGTTTCCCTATACAATCCTCTTCAGCCTGCAACATCGGCCTTTTTATCGACAATTTTCCTCGGCAGCCCGATCTATCTTGgaaggtttttaaattttatgcaCTCTTCTTTGTATCTTTGATTCATCCAGACACATACAAACCTTTCTGTCTTCTTGTATTGGATCATATAAACACcttggtttttgttctctcCGCAGCGTTTTGGGTGGAATCCTCATCATTTGCGGGCTTTATATGGTTACTTGGGCATCTTACAGAGAGCAACAAACAACATCAGCTGGGAATGAGATTGCTTCTTCTAGTGATGTAAGAATCTCGGAACCTTTCATTTACAGAGATGAGACTggtaaataaataagaaaaggtaaagaaagGATACTTGTACCGTTGTACGTAGTTAATATCAGACAAAAACTTGACAaatcatacaattttttcGAGTTCAAACATTGATTCTTTAAACggtaaataattcaaaataattacttCGCCTCTTTTTTGGTAATGCAAGTTCAACTATGGAAacaaatctctatttttattttaagaattgGTTGTTTCAATACGTTTTTTAGTTGGGTGACAAAGAAGCgtatattttaaattcaatcTTAGATAAAAGGAATCAAGAACACTTAAAAAGTCATTGTACCTAAAGACAAGCACGAttaacaaaaaggaaaacattatatatgtCAACGGACATGTTACATACTTACATGTCAGTGTGATATAAGCTgggaagaagacaacaaaagtTTTAGCAACATATTATCTTGAATTTGTGAAGATAGTGTCTATTCCATAATTCCAACAGAGTGGTATGTCTTTGCGACATACACACATAGACGAGCTCatgagaatcaagaatcaatatatattatctatatCTAACATATTCCACGCATTTCGAGTAACCAAGATAGATGTTTTAGTAGTTATTGCCAAACTATGTGTGTGCATAAAGTATTAACAAGTAGGTACTGACCtagtaaaaaaatgaaaggTATAACTTATAAGTTTCTTACGAGTACTTAGATCACTCATGACATCATTGTCCAAGTGGAAACCATTAATagcaaataaacaaaaatcattgacTTATTGAAGTACGAAATTATTGACTTTCTCCcatttcatcatcaataaTGGTAACAATTTCTAATTTGTGTGGATAGTATCTTATACGTCATGACAACTCTTGGGAATGGTAATTTAACCATAGAAGagattcaatttctttttctaagtTTATTAGATTCCTTTGTTTGCTAAATCAAGATTCTTTCAAGTTGAAGATTCTTTCTAATAGTATATACAAGAGGGAAGAATCTTTCAACTATCACTCCCTACAAATTCCATGAGAAAATTCACTTTTCCAATCAAAAcgtaaagaagaagaggaagaatgGCTACATGTCCTCCTTTCGATTTCTCGACCAAATATTACGATGGTGACGGCGGATGCCAGAGGCAGAGCAGCTTCTTCGGAGGCACGACGGTGCTCGATCAAGGCGTTGGCTACGCCGtgattcttggttttggtGCTTTCTTTGCCGTCTTCACATCTTTTTTGGTTAGTTTCCGTTTCTGAATTACAAATACTTTCTTATGAAAAGCAAGACGACTTCTATGATTTGCTCGTGACCACAAAAAATAGTAGTCATATGGTTTATgctaacaaataaaacaaaggaTGCTAATTTTCATTGTTTAGTAGACgttgattattcttttttgtttttttgttctaaaattttcattcttattaaaatagatattaatcaaattaattcaTATATCAAGTTTCGATAGAATCTTTTTTGGCCTATTAAGTATGAAAATTGTGGCGACCGTgtgtaaattttataaatcatattataaataatatgtatattgtCCTAATAAGTCCACCAtgataaataatatgtatattgtCCTAAATGAATGAAGGTATGGTTAGAAAAACGATATGTGGGAGCTCGTCATACATCGGAATGGTTCAATACAGCGGGAAGAAACGTTAAGACAGGACTTATTGCAAGTGTCATTGTATCACAGGTAAAACTATAATTCTAATAATTATAATTGAtgatataaagttataaaacaCTCCATAATCTTTGACGTATAATTTAACTGTAGAATTTTACTTAAAgttattaatttgatttatgttGGTCGATGGGTGAATAGTGGACATGGGCTGCGACCATACTGCAAAGTTCAAACGTAGCATGGCAGTATGGGGTTAGTGGACCGTTTTGGTACGCTAGTGGAGCCACCATACAGGTTAATTCCGAAACATAAACTAtacaatataaatttttgtttctataaccTGTATGCATAATTAATGAATAATcgatgatgattgatgaacAAAGTAGGTGCTGTTGTTTGGTGTGATGGCGATTGAGATAAAAAGAAAGGCTCCTAATGCTCACACGGTCTGCGAAATCGTGAAGGCTCGGTACGTAAAAACCGAACTAACCTCAAACCaacaattattttcatttgctTAGTCaagattattaaataaaattaaaatttataatactAATTTTATCAGTATatcttaaatttatttattttgggttagttttcaaaaaatatattttgtggACCAAACTAAACAgaataagttttgttttgtttgagccctttaaccaaaaaaagaaagttttattttgtttttgttcttttgtatAAGGGccaataaattttgattttttgataaCATTTCCGAAACAGTAGACCAAATTGCTCGAGCATTAATTTTAGGTTAgtattttactttgttttgtatgtttttgataaaattagtTGGGGAACCGCAACACATATagtgtttttggtgttttgtttgGCGACAAACGTCGTTGTGACGGCGATGCTCTTGCTCGGCGGCTCTGCTGTGGTGAATGCTCTAACCGGAGTGAATCTATACGCCGCAAGCTTTCTCATTCCTCTCGGCGTCGTTGTCTATACTTTGGCTGGAGGACTTAAAGCTACTTTCCTCGCAAGCTACGTTCACTCCGTTATAGGTATTGAATTAGTGACAAATGTGATATTGCTTTGTCATATAATCTCATAGTATGCATGTAAAAGTTTTAGAgacgcaaaaaaaaattaaaaaaacataatactaaacttaaaaaatcaaagtatATGAGTTATTGGTTTCTAtccatttatatatgtaacccCACAAAATCGGAGAGACCCTTACAATAAATTGTTGTTTACTATCTTTGTGTTATTCGTCTATCTTCAGTTCACGTGGCTCTAGTCGTCTTTGTGTTTCTGGTCTACACATCGAGTAAAGAGCTTGGCAGTCCGTCCGTGGTCTATGACCGACTAAAAGATATGGTCGCTAAGTCAAGGTCATGCACTGAGCCACTCTCGCACCACGGTCAAGCTTGTGGTCCGGTTGATGGCAACTTTAGAGGCTCCTATCTCACCATGTTGAGCTCTGGCGGCGCTGTCTTCGGTCTCATCAACATTGTCGGAAACTTCGGCACTGTCTTCGTAGATAATGTAAGATGATTTCTCTACAGTGAagtattttagtttaattctcttttggttttcgttttagttttagtttttggcATTTTGCCATAGGATTTTAATATGAAATACCATttgatgagtttttggtttttgcatatattttttttaaaaagtggaTGGATTATTAATTTAGTCGTAAATAAATCATGATAAACTCTGGATGGGATGGATTCcttaaacaaaaagttgaaataGTTATTTTACGGATTATGTACCAATATTCACAGTTAAATGTTAAATGTTTTGTAGGGTTATTGGGTGAGTGCAATAGCTGCTCGGCCTTCGTCGACCCACAAAGGGTATTTGCTTGGTGGACTCGTGTGGTTCGCTGTACCGTTCTCTCTAGCTACCTCGTTAGGTCTCGGCGCACTAGCCCTTGACTTGCCTATATCTAAGGACGAGGCTGACCGAGGTTTGGTTCCACCTGCCACAGCCATTGCTCTCATGGGTAAATCAGGATCCTTGCTTCTACTCACTATGCTATTTATGTAAGTACACTCTCTctagatcatatatatataaataagttttgGCATAACAAAGTTTATGGGTAgatgttttggttctttttttgctttatttagttctttcaattgatttttaaGAATCATTTTAACGCATTACTGGTTTAGTTTAACAAAATTTGGGTCTGAAATTTAATCAGTAACCAACTAGTCAATTTGATTCGGGTTGATTCAATTATTTCAATTCAAATTGGTTCGTTCAGTTCAAATACGCATACTACATATAATGCATGAATCGTATGAGTTGTGATCATAAGCCCTCTTTCTTTACAAGCAAGAATTTGTTTATAAGCTGTCTTGGTTACTTCTTACACAAGAAACCTAGTTAGCATACAAAATATACGCTTATTCCAAATCATGATGTATTACGGTATTTGTTGATCATTAGGGCTGTAACATCGGCTGGTTCTTCCGAGCTAATTGCAGTCTCATCGCTCTTTACATATGACATCTACCGAACATACATAAACCCTAGAGCAACCGGTAGACAAATCTTGAAAATCTCAAGATGCGCTGTTCTTGGATTTGGTTGTTTCATGGGGATTCTTGCAGTGGTCTTGAACAAAGCTGGTGTTTCACTTGGATGGATGTATCTCGCAATGGGAGTACTCATTGGTTCTGCGGTCATTCCCATTGCTTTCATGCTCTTGTGGAGTAAAGCCAATGCCTTTGGTGCAATTCTTGGAGCGACCTCGGGTTGTGTTTTTGGGATCATTACTTGGCTAACTACCGCAAAGACACAGTACGGACGCGTTGATCTTGATAGCACCGGGAAAAATGGCCCTATGTTAGCTGGTAACCTCGTTGCGATTCTAACAGGTCAGATTCCTATAGTTTACTCAATAAATTATGGTTTAAACCATAAACAAAGACCTAATCTTGGTTTGTTTTGGTCCGTCCATGTAAATAACATATAGGGGGGTTGATCCATGCGGTGTGTAGTCTAGTCCGGCCACAGAATTACGATTGGTCGACGACGAGGGAGATCAAAGTAGTGGAAGCGTATGCTTCAGGGGACGAAGATGTTGATGTTCCTGCCGAAGAgctaagagaagagaagctgagAAGAGCCAAAGCTTGGATTGTGAAATGGGGTCTTGTCTTCACTATCCTCATTGTTGTCATTTGGCCAGTTCTCTCTCTCCCAGCTCGTAAGTCTTCCcatacaaatgaaaataaagcttaaatactaacaaaacttAGAATTTATCCGAAccatattttctatttttttttttttgaatagaaaaataaaatgataaaattaattaattaactcTTAAACAACACTAGTTTCGTCGTTTTCTAAAAGTAAAACagtctaaaataaaattttggttactAATATATAATAGCCCTTAATTAATGATCATGAacatcaattaaaaatttgcAGGCGTATTTAGCAGAGGATATTTCTGGTTTTGGGCAATTGTGGCAATAGCTTGGGGAACTATAGGATCCATCGTGATCATTGGTTTGCCATTGGTGGAAAGTTGGGACACGATCAAGAGTGTTTGTATGGGAATGTTCACAAACGATAGGGTGATGAAAAAGCTTGACGACTTGAACCATAGGCTTCGAGCTTTAACCATGGCTGTGCCAGAAGCTGAGAAGATATATTTGCTTGAACTTGAGAAGACCaagaaaaatgatgaagaaggttGAAGAAATATCATATTGGGTACACAAAAGGTTGAtactctatttttgtttgtatgcTTTGTTTGGTTgtcttttcttgttaatttgTGTGAAATCGCATCAAAGCTATCTCCGTTTGTACAATGTGTTCAACATCTTTGATAAGTGTATGTATTATACAAACAACAGACAGTGAAAGTTTGAAACCATGATTAATTTAGTAGGTGTGGTTAGTTATGGATTTGGCTATTttattcggtttggtttaattcGTTTGATTGGTTCAACAGACAGTGAAAGTGTGAAACAATTAACACGTTTTTTCCTCCGTCTAATTAAGGTGTAGTAAAATTGCGAACACTTGTTGAATTCAATTGATTTAGTTTTGTGCAATTTGACAtgattatatttgtaaatttgtacAATAGGCATTtaaatggtttggtttggtttggggTGCTTTCGTCGGATTCAATTCGGCCTGGTTCGCATGCCAAATAGGCCAGGGCCCAATAAACCGTAACTTGGATTAGGTAGACCAATTAAGAATAATAACCCGACCCGTTTCAATTAAGGGTCGGATCACTCACTCCcgtgtttcttctttcttcttccaaaggtgtttgttttatcaaatcCACATTTCCCcaaatttctttcttcttcttcgcttcaGCCATGGGAACCCTAtctctctcatcttctctCAAACCTTCACTCGTTTCATCAAGACTCAATTCATCTTCCTccgcatcttcttcttcgtttcctaAACCAAACAATCTCTACCTCAAACCCACCAAACTCATTTCACCACCTCTCAGAACAACTTCACCATCGCCATTGAGATTCGCCAATGCTTCAATCGAGATGTCGCAGACACAGGAATCAGCTATTCGCGGAGCTGAATCTGACGTCATGGGTCTTCTCCTTAGGGAACGAATCGTCTTTCTCGGTAGTAGTATCGACGATTTCGTCGCTGATGCTATTATGAGTCAGTTGCTTCTCTTAGATGCTAAAGATCCAAAGAAAGATATCAAACTCTTTATCAATTCTCCTGGTGGTTCTCTCaggttaaatttttatttcgtttctttgttttctcatctGGGTTTCTGCGTTAATGGCGAAAGTTTCAGTCTTTAGTAACTTAGGtcagattttagggttttagtaaGCATTGAAACGTAATTCAGTTGACTGATAAATTTAAGTATAATATGCAGATTTTAGTTGAAATGAAGTGATTTCTCTGCTAAATTGCTGTGATAGAACTGTAAGAGCTGAAACTGTTCACTGAAGTCTCTCTTCAGCTATTTTGCTAATGTTACTTTGTGGTTGACTATTAGTAATCTTGTTGACTAGTTTGTATAGTGTTTGATTGGTTTTATATTATACTTCAGACTTAATGTTGtgattgtttggtttagtgCAACCATGGCTATATACGATGTGGTTCAGCTTGTGAGAGCTGATGTTTCGACGATTGCTCTTGGCATTGCTGCATCAACAGCTTCGATTATTCTTGGTGCGGGAACTAAAGGCAAGCGCTTTGCTATGCCCAACACGAGGATAATGATTCATCAACCTCTTGGAGGTGCAAGCGGTCAAGCTATAGATGTTGAGATTCAAGCTAAGGAAGTTATGCATAACAAGAACAATGTCACCAGCATTATCGCGGGATGTACTAGTCGATCGTTTGAGCAGGTTCTGAAAGATATTGATAGGGACCGGTACATGTCTCCAATTGAAGCAGTTGAGTATGGTTTAATTGATGGAGTTATTGATGGAGACAGCATTATTCCTCTTGAACCTGTTCCTGATAGAGTGAAACCGAGAGTAAACTACGAGGAGATTAGCAAGGATCCGATGAAATTCTTGACTCCCGAGATACCTGATGATGAGATCTACTAAAGCCAAGCTCGTCTAGAAGCAGGTGATTGATCATTTTGACTATAACTACGTTCTGGTTAATATTTACCCATGGTTTCTTCATCGTTTGCTATTTAGTGGTGAAGATTGAATAATGTTTGAATCTTTATTgtcaagaagatgaatgaaCATAAACCTAGTTAGACTGTTGTGATTTCCATTAAAGGAGAAATCTGACATTTCTTTATCTTCAGGGATCTTCAAATGTGACTAAGACTAGCAGTTTCGAGGAAAAGCTCAATTTCTTCTGCGGTTACTGGTATTGGCTTTGCGAAACCGAAGCTGGTAGTACTTGGCTTTTGTATCTCATATTTCAGTTGTTCAGAAAATAATTGTTCTTTAAATCACTCTGTTTTGAGGAAAATGACTTAAAGAAGCTGTAGTTATCTCGTTTATGACAATCCCTTCAAGTGTTTAATGGATTCAAGAAGTATCAGTCAGTATTTTTGTGGTATTCATATTTAAGACCATGAACTTTTACAAccataaacttttttatt includes:
- the DUR3 gene encoding urea-proton symporter DEGRADATION OF UREA 3 (DUR3) (DEGRADATION OF UREA 3 (DUR3); CONTAINS InterPro DOMAIN/s: Sodium/solute symporter, subgroup (InterPro:IPR019900), Sodium/solute symporter (InterPro:IPR001734); Has 9388 Blast hits to 9377 proteins in 1702 species: Archae - 173; Bacteria - 6389; Metazoa - 719; Fungi - 340; Plants - 51; Viruses - 0; Other Eukaryotes - 1716 (source: NCBI BLink).); the encoded protein is MATCPPFDFSTKYYDGDGGCQRQSSFFGGTTVLDQGVGYAVILGFGAFFAVFTSFLVWLEKRYVGARHTSEWFNTAGRNVKTGLIASVIVSQWTWAATILQSSNVAWQYGVSGPFWYASGATIQVLLFGVMAIEIKRKAPNAHTVCEIVKARWGTATHIVFLVFCLATNVVVTAMLLLGGSAVVNALTGVNLYAASFLIPLGVVVYTLAGGLKATFLASYVHSVIVHVALVVFVFLVYTSSKELGSPSVVYDRLKDMVAKSRSCTEPLSHHGQACGPVDGNFRGSYLTMLSSGGAVFGLINIVGNFGTVFVDNGYWVSAIAARPSSTHKGYLLGGLVWFAVPFSLATSLGLGALALDLPISKDEADRGLVPPATAIALMGKSGSLLLLTMLFMAVTSAGSSELIAVSSLFTYDIYRTYINPRATGRQILKISRCAVLGFGCFMGILAVVLNKAGVSLGWMYLAMGVLIGSAVIPIAFMLLWSKANAFGAILGATSGCVFGIITWLTTAKTQYGRVDLDSTGKNGPMLAGNLVAILTGGLIHAVCSLVRPQNYDWSTTREIKVVEAYASGDEDVDVPAEELREEKLRRAKAWIVKWGLVFTILIVVIWPVLSLPARVFSRGYFWFWAIVAIAWGTIGSIVIIGLPLVESWDTIKSVCMGMFTNDRVMKKLDDLNHRLRALTMAVPEAEKIYLLELEKTKKNDEEG
- the CLPP4 gene encoding CLP protease P4 (CLP protease P4 (CLPP4); FUNCTIONS IN: serine-type endopeptidase activity; INVOLVED IN: chloroplast organization, regulation of timing of transition from vegetative to reproductive phase; LOCATED IN: in 7 components; EXPRESSED IN: 22 plant structures; EXPRESSED DURING: 14 growth stages; CONTAINS InterPro DOMAIN/s: Peptidase S14, ClpP, active site (InterPro:IPR018215), Peptidase S14, ClpP (InterPro:IPR001907); BEST Arabidopsis thaliana protein match is: CLP protease proteolytic subunit 3 (TAIR:AT1G66670.1); Has 30201 Blast hits to 17322 proteins in 780 species: Archae - 12; Bacteria - 1396; Metazoa - 17338; Fungi - 3422; Plants - 5037; Viruses - 0; Other Eukaryotes - 2996 (source: NCBI BLink).) → MGTLSLSSSLKPSLVSSRLNSSSSASSSSFPKPNNLYLKPTKLISPPLRTTSPSPLRFANASIEMSQTQESAIRGAESDVMGLLLRERIVFLGSSIDDFVADAIMSQLLLLDAKDPKKDIKLFINSPGGSLSATMAIYDVVQLVRADVSTIALGIAASTASIILGAGTKGKRFAMPNTRIMIHQPLGGASGQAIDVEIQAKEVMHNKNNVTSIIAGCTSRSFEQVLKDIDRDRYMSPIEAVEYGLIDGVIDGDSIIPLEPVPDRVKPRVNYEEISKDPMKFLTPEIPDDEIY